CGGCGCCGCGCAAGGAAGAAATCGAAACCGCCTACGCCGACGCCTGAGCCAGCTCCTCGCCGAGCAGGCGCACCAGTTCGGCCGCCGGCAGCGCGCGCGCCAGCGGAAAACCCTGGCCGGCCCAGTTGACCGTGAAATCATTGTTGCCGGCCTTCGTGGCGGCCGCGTTCAGCGCCTTCACGGCATCGTAGGCGATCGGATAGTCGGGCAGCGGTGGATGGCCGGGCGCGCCGATCTCGCTGAACAGACGATTCACGAGGCCGCGCGCCGGCCGTCCGGACACGACGTCCGTCACGGCCGTGATCACGCCCTCGCCCGCCTGCATCAGCGCACGGTGGTGCGGTGTGGCCGACGACTCCGGGCACAGGATGAACGCGGTGCCCATTTGCACGGCGCTGGCGCCCAGGCGCAGCGCGGCGGCGATGCCGTTGCCGTTCATGACGCCGCCGGCCGCGATCACCGGGATGCGCACGGCATTCGCCACCAGCGCCGTCAGCGCGAACGTGCCGATGGCCGGATCGCCGCGCTCCGGGTCGAACAGCCCGCGGTGGCCGCCGGCCTCGTAGCCCTGCGCGACGACGGCGTCGATGCCGGCCGCCTCCACCTGGCGCGCCTCGTCCACGGACGTCGCGCTGCCCAGCAGCACGATGCCGGCATCCTTCAATGCCTGGATGCGGTGCGCGTCCGGCAGGCCGAAGTGAAAACTGACGACGGCAGGGCGCGCTTCCAGCAGCACGTCGAGCATGGGATCGTCGTCCACGAAACTTCGATAGATTTCACGCAGGCCGGCCGGCGGCTGGGCGCCGTTGGCGGCGAAGTGCGGCGCCAGGTAGGCGAGCCAGGCGGCTTCGCGCGCGGCGTCGGCCTGCGCGGGGCGGTGGCAGAACACGTTGACGTTGAACGGCCGATCGGTGAGGCGGCGCACGTCGGCGATGGCGGCGCGGCCCTGCTCGGCGTTGCCGGCGCCGACGGAGATCGAGCCGAGCGCGCCCGCCTCGGACACGGCCGCGGCCAGCGCCGCGGTCGAGACGCCGGCCATGGGCGCCTGGATGATGGGCAGGTCGATGCGCAGCAGGGACAGCAGGTCTGGTTTCATGGTGGTCTCCAAACAGGTCGCAGTCCGATGAGTATAACGCGGCCTCGGATATCAAACGATATAAACCGTTTCCGGCCGGCGTATTGACGGACCTCTCCTGCATTTTTGCGTTAGGATTCGCGATGTCCCCGCACGGGTTTGTGAATTATCGTTTGGCAATTAAAAGGATGGGAATGGACAGTATCGACCTCGAAGTGCTGCACGCCTGCGACCAGTGGCTGCGCGCCGGCTGGCGCTGCGAGTACGTGACCGTCGTGCGGACGTGGGGATCGAGCCCGCGGCCGGAAGGCGCCACGATGGCGATCCGCGCCGACGGCGTCGTCGTCGGCTCGGTCTCCGGCGGCTGCATCGAGGACGACCTGATCGCCGCCGTGCGCGAACACGGCATCGTGCGCACGGCGCCGGAGCTCATCACCTACGGCATCTCGGCCGACGAAGCGCACCGTTTCGGCCTGCCCTGCGGCGGCACGATCCAGCTCGTCGTCGAGCCGCTCGGCCCGCACAGCCGCATGGACGAACTCCTGGCCTTGGCCCAGCGCCGCGTGCTGACCCGGCGCACGCTGGACCTGGCGACGGGCGCGGTCGAACTGGCGCAGGGAGAAGCGGACCAGCAGCTGCGCATGGACGGCGCGACGCTCGTCACGATCCACGGCCCGCGCCTGCGCATGCTGATCATCGGCGCCGGCCAGCTGTCGCAATTCCTGGCCCAGATCGCGGTCGGCCTGGAATACCAGGTGACCGTGTGCGACCCGAGAGAGGAATACCGCGCCAGCTGGAATCTGCCGGGCGTCGACGTCGTGCACGCGATGCCGGACGACCTCGTGCTGGACATGAAGCTGGACAGCCGCAGCGCCGTCATCGCC
This genomic stretch from Massilia putida harbors:
- a CDS encoding NAD(P)H-dependent flavin oxidoreductase; translation: MKPDLLSLLRIDLPIIQAPMAGVSTAALAAAVSEAGALGSISVGAGNAEQGRAAIADVRRLTDRPFNVNVFCHRPAQADAAREAAWLAYLAPHFAANGAQPPAGLREIYRSFVDDDPMLDVLLEARPAVVSFHFGLPDAHRIQALKDAGIVLLGSATSVDEARQVEAAGIDAVVAQGYEAGGHRGLFDPERGDPAIGTFALTALVANAVRIPVIAAGGVMNGNGIAAALRLGASAVQMGTAFILCPESSATPHHRALMQAGEGVITAVTDVVSGRPARGLVNRLFSEIGAPGHPPLPDYPIAYDAVKALNAAATKAGNNDFTVNWAGQGFPLARALPAAELVRLLGEELAQASA
- a CDS encoding XdhC family protein, encoding MDSIDLEVLHACDQWLRAGWRCEYVTVVRTWGSSPRPEGATMAIRADGVVVGSVSGGCIEDDLIAAVREHGIVRTAPELITYGISADEAHRFGLPCGGTIQLVVEPLGPHSRMDELLALAQRRVLTRRTLDLATGAVELAQGEADQQLRMDGATLVTIHGPRLRMLIIGAGQLSQFLAQIAVGLEYQVTVCDPREEYRASWNLPGVDVVHAMPDDLVLDMKLDSRSAVIALTHDPKLDDLALMEALKTEAFYVGAIGSRANNARRRERLREFDLTEAQIAKLHGPIGLYIGSKTPYEIAVSILAELTAVKNGVPLPAQMSVEHGKALAA